From uncultured Methanobacterium sp., a single genomic window includes:
- a CDS encoding Ig-like domain-containing protein, which produces MLDFHGLDSFSYTVSDGRGGSVTGVVYVTVKEVVAVNSNPVAMDDTSNTVEDSRVTIPVLGNDSDVDGDSLTVSGVGSAGHGSVVLNGDNTVTYTPDVNWFGSDSFTYTVSDGRGGLATGMVTVVVSGVNDVPVAAVDTVSTDENVPVIVNVLGNDSDVDGDSLVVSGVGVAGHGTVTNNGNSVTYAPDADFHGLDSFTYTVKDGRGGSVTGVVYVVVNESVHVNHVPVAAFDSASVVEDTRVVISVLGNDSDVDGDSLSVSAVGSAVHGSVVLNGDGTVTYTPDVNWFGSDSFSYSISDGHGGTSTAMVYLMVNPLNDVPVAAADSTSTDENVPVIINVLGNDSDVDGDSLVVSGVGVAGHGMVTNNGNSVTYMPDAGFYGLDSFSYVISDGHGGSVTGIVYVTVREVVAVNSNPVAIVDAVSTPEDTRVVISVLGNDIDVDGDSLTVLGVGVAGHGHVVLNGDNTVTYTPDVNWFGSDSFTYTIGDGRGGLANGMVTIMVNGVNDVPVAAADSVSTDENVPVIVNVLGNDSDVDGDSLVVSGVGVAGHGTVTNNGNSVTYTPDADFHGLDSFVYTVSDGHGGSVTGVVYVVVNESVHVNHVPVAAFDSVSAVEDTRVVISVLGNDSDSDGDSLVRFRVWVVLFMGMLF; this is translated from the coding sequence ATGCTGGATTTTCATGGTTTGGATAGTTTCAGCTATACTGTGAGTGATGGTCGTGGTGGTAGTGTTACTGGTGTTGTGTACGTGACAGTGAAGGAAGTTGTTGCTGTGAACAGTAACCCTGTGGCTATGGATGATACATCAAATACAGTGGAGGATAGTAGGGTTACCATTCCAGTTTTAGGCAATGATAGTGATGTGGATGGTGATAGTCTCACGGTGTCTGGTGTAGGTAGTGCTGGTCATGGGAGTGTTGTTTTGAATGGTGATAATACTGTGACTTATACTCCAGATGTTAACTGGTTTGGTTCTGATAGTTTCACCTATACTGTGAGTGATGGTCGTGGTGGTTTAGCTACTGGTATGGTTACTGTGGTGGTTTCTGGTGTGAATGATGTTCCTGTGGCTGCTGTTGACACGGTTAGTACTGATGAGAATGTTCCTGTGATTGTCAATGTTTTGGGTAATGATAGTGATGTGGATGGTGATAGTCTCGTAGTTTCGGGTGTGGGTGTTGCTGGTCATGGTACGGTTACGAATAATGGTAATTCAGTGACCTATGCTCCTGATGCTGATTTTCATGGTTTGGATAGTTTCACCTATACTGTGAAAGATGGTCGTGGTGGTAGTGTTACTGGTGTTGTTTATGTGGTTGTGAATGAGTCGGTTCATGTTAATCATGTTCCTGTGGCCGCTTTTGATTCTGCGAGTGTTGTTGAGGATACTCGGGTTGTTATTTCTGTTTTGGGTAATGATAGTGATGTTGATGGTGATAGTCTTTCAGTGAGTGCTGTTGGAAGTGCTGTTCATGGGAGTGTTGTTTTGAACGGTGATGGCACTGTGACTTATACTCCAGATGTCAACTGGTTTGGTTCTGATAGTTTCAGTTATTCAATTAGTGATGGTCATGGTGGTACTAGCACTGCTATGGTTTATTTAATGGTTAATCCTCTGAATGATGTTCCTGTGGCCGCAGCTGATTCTACAAGTACTGATGAGAATGTTCCTGTGATTATCAATGTTTTGGGTAATGATAGTGATGTGGATGGTGATAGTCTCGTAGTTTCGGGCGTGGGTGTTGCTGGTCATGGTATGGTTACGAATAATGGTAATTCAGTGACTTACATGCCTGATGCTGGTTTTTATGGTTTGGATAGTTTTAGTTATGTGATTAGTGATGGTCATGGCGGTAGTGTCACTGGTATTGTGTATGTGACTGTGAGGGAAGTTGTTGCTGTGAACAGTAATCCTGTGGCTATAGTGGATGCTGTTAGTACTCCTGAGGATACTAGGGTTGTTATTTCTGTTTTGGGTAATGATATTGATGTTGATGGTGATAGTCTCACGGTTTTGGGTGTGGGTGTTGCGGGTCATGGGCATGTTGTTTTAAATGGTGATAATACTGTGACTTATACGCCTGATGTTAATTGGTTTGGTTCTGACAGTTTTACTTACACAATTGGTGATGGTCGTGGTGGTCTTGCTAATGGTATGGTTACCATAATGGTTAACGGTGTGAATGATGTTCCTGTGGCTGCTGCTGATTCTGTAAGTACTGATGAGAATGTTCCTGTGATTGTCAATGTTTTGGGTAATGATAGTGATGTGGATGGTGATAGTCTCGTAGTTTCGGGTGTGGGTGTTGCTGGTCATGGTACGGTTACGAATAATGGTAATTCAGTGACTTATACTCCTGATGCTGATTTTCATGGTTTGGATAGTTTTGTTTACACGGTAAGTGACGGTCATGGTGGTAGTGTTACTGGTGTTGTTTATGTGGTTGTGAATGAGTCGGTTCATGTTAATCATGTTCCTGTGGCTGCTTTTGATTCTGTGAGTGCTGTTGAGGATACTCGGGTTGTTATCTCTGTTTTGGGTAATGATAGTGATTCTGATGGTGATAGTCTCGTACGGTTTCGGGTGTGGGTAGTGCTGTTCATGGGCATGTTGTTTTGA
- a CDS encoding cadherin-like domain-containing protein: MNGDNTVTYTPDVNWFGSDSFSYSISDGHGGTC, translated from the coding sequence TTGAACGGTGATAATACTGTGACTTATACTCCCGATGTTAATTGGTTTGGTTCTGATAGTTTCAGTTATTCAATTAGTGATGGTCATGGAGGTACTTGCTAA